The Deinococcus koreensis genome window below encodes:
- a CDS encoding ATP-binding protein, which yields MESGRAPRLQLFGLPALLDGERVGPLPLQRPTYLLLVLALRGEWISREELTRLLRTDDEEPSSRGSLRLLLTRARRLPWASLAPLESGAQRVRWPAPSDVQQFREAVAAGRWEEATTLYGAPLLRGLPLQGLPGLHDWLEGERAALQTLWLTAVHAREAELGARGDFAGAATLLRRALSTDPLSEDTLQRVLRASLRAGQRHEALQLFGHFSLKLREELNLEPLPQTLALVEALRQTGTQSGEADQATEAQTVASSGGSAAPALIGRAAQRRQLGARMARARAAQPRVPDTQSAPLVTLLSGESGSGKTRLLQTQPGSWVRCAAGLSRVPYLPLLNAVRELDVAESGPDVGPDVGPDAGSAVGPHIGPESGTPGAPPGGSGLKPLIAAAGHAQGTPDSDRERLFAALLGRLGAGPGVIFDDLQWADSGTLDWLRYAAQRGVPVCGAFRPDEISPALQATLDTLEAAGGLEVIALTPLSADDLGALASAFSPVTGRWHGFPGWLQRRSGGNPQFALEWLRFLRQEGALQGGGAPPLEPARGHPQASAPGDLGRPPGALPELVRRRLEGLSAADRRVLDAGSVLGGVLSPARLSPLVEQSGWEVGDALGRAARLELLGHDGRLHDTVRQTLYDALSGPQQRFIHGRVVQTLAGVLDALELAEHAALAGEEPVAARLWFEGARYSFGVRRGFEQEASALYRRVLQLRGRSPDWYRACAYLAVRERVDGRADEARALIDTVLRESDDRLARAVARAEGASLAYLAGRMDEATRLIGLAAEEAAPLGDPGLARDILLIQANTAHYRGEYETALHIAEGVVEAQRREPLSHGGCNWLSTLAANLCALGRFGEALEYYREQLEAARFLGLRGQQVTASSDIIATLHDLGRIQEGVELAEAALELVQFNDTYPLRYHIALAYSRSGRHGEALDQLREVMNSASVNMRAHALALLAEVHLQLDATPQAHAALRGGLELVEGCDILTARGVMATALLQFAPAPLLQEAWPLIAGLRPETLPAYLRGDFESALAGRRGPGALSEPLMPGSALPGTN from the coding sequence ATGGAGTCAGGAAGGGCGCCCCGACTGCAGCTGTTCGGCCTCCCGGCGCTGCTGGACGGCGAAAGGGTGGGGCCCCTGCCGCTGCAGCGGCCCACCTACCTGCTGCTGGTGCTGGCCCTGCGCGGCGAGTGGATCAGCCGCGAGGAACTGACCCGCCTGCTGCGGACAGACGACGAGGAACCGTCGTCCAGGGGCAGCCTGCGCCTGTTGCTGACCCGTGCCCGGCGCCTGCCCTGGGCGTCGCTGGCCCCACTGGAGTCCGGGGCCCAGCGGGTGCGCTGGCCGGCGCCCTCCGACGTGCAGCAGTTCCGGGAGGCGGTGGCGGCAGGACGCTGGGAGGAGGCCACCACCCTGTACGGCGCGCCCCTGCTGCGCGGACTTCCCCTGCAGGGGCTGCCGGGGCTGCACGACTGGCTGGAAGGCGAGCGGGCCGCCCTGCAGACCCTCTGGCTCACGGCGGTGCATGCCCGCGAGGCCGAGCTGGGGGCACGCGGGGATTTCGCCGGCGCCGCCACGCTGCTGCGCCGCGCACTCAGCACCGATCCGCTGTCCGAGGACACCCTGCAGCGTGTCCTGCGCGCCAGCCTGCGGGCCGGCCAGCGCCACGAGGCCCTGCAGCTTTTCGGGCACTTCAGCCTGAAGCTGCGGGAGGAACTGAACCTGGAGCCGCTGCCCCAGACCCTGGCGCTGGTCGAGGCCCTGCGGCAGACGGGGACACAGAGCGGTGAGGCGGATCAGGCGACGGAGGCTCAAACGGTGGCCTCCAGCGGCGGAAGCGCGGCCCCGGCCCTGATCGGCCGGGCCGCGCAGCGCCGGCAGCTGGGCGCCCGGATGGCGCGCGCCCGCGCTGCCCAGCCCAGGGTTCCGGACACCCAGTCCGCGCCGCTCGTGACCCTGCTGTCCGGCGAGTCCGGCTCGGGCAAGACCCGCCTGCTGCAGACCCAGCCCGGTTCCTGGGTGCGCTGCGCCGCCGGCCTGAGCCGGGTGCCGTATCTGCCGCTGCTGAACGCCGTGCGTGAGCTGGACGTGGCCGAGTCCGGGCCGGACGTCGGGCCAGACGTCGGGCCGGATGCTGGCTCAGCTGTCGGGCCACATATTGGGCCTGAGAGTGGGACTCCCGGCGCGCCGCCCGGGGGCTCCGGGCTGAAACCGCTGATCGCGGCGGCCGGGCACGCCCAGGGCACGCCGGACTCCGACAGGGAACGCCTGTTCGCTGCGCTGCTGGGCCGGCTCGGGGCCGGGCCGGGCGTGATCTTCGACGATCTGCAGTGGGCGGACTCCGGCACCCTGGACTGGCTGCGGTACGCCGCCCAGCGCGGTGTGCCGGTCTGCGGCGCTTTTCGTCCGGACGAGATCTCGCCGGCGCTGCAGGCCACCCTGGACACCCTGGAGGCGGCAGGCGGCCTGGAGGTGATTGCCCTGACCCCGCTGTCGGCCGATGATCTGGGGGCGCTCGCCAGCGCCTTTTCACCGGTGACCGGCCGCTGGCACGGCTTCCCGGGCTGGTTGCAGCGGCGCAGCGGCGGCAACCCGCAGTTCGCCCTGGAATGGCTGCGCTTCCTGCGTCAGGAAGGCGCCCTGCAGGGCGGCGGCGCGCCCCCGCTGGAACCGGCCCGCGGGCACCCGCAGGCGTCGGCGCCGGGCGATCTGGGCCGGCCGCCGGGCGCCCTGCCCGAACTGGTGCGGCGCCGGCTGGAGGGGCTGAGCGCGGCGGATCGCCGGGTGCTGGACGCCGGCAGCGTGCTGGGGGGCGTGCTGAGCCCGGCCCGGCTCTCCCCGCTGGTCGAGCAGTCCGGGTGGGAGGTCGGCGACGCCCTGGGCCGCGCGGCGCGCCTGGAACTGCTGGGACACGACGGCCGGCTGCACGACACGGTGCGGCAGACCCTCTACGACGCCCTGTCCGGGCCGCAGCAGCGGTTTATCCACGGGCGGGTGGTGCAGACGCTGGCGGGCGTACTGGACGCCCTTGAGCTGGCCGAGCACGCCGCGCTGGCGGGCGAGGAACCGGTCGCGGCCCGCCTGTGGTTCGAGGGAGCGCGGTATTCCTTCGGCGTGCGGCGCGGTTTCGAGCAGGAGGCCAGCGCCCTGTACCGGCGGGTGCTGCAGCTGCGGGGCCGCTCGCCCGACTGGTACCGGGCCTGCGCGTATCTGGCGGTGCGCGAGCGGGTCGACGGCCGCGCCGACGAGGCCCGCGCGCTGATCGACACCGTGCTGCGCGAGTCCGACGACCGCCTGGCCCGTGCGGTGGCCCGCGCCGAGGGGGCCAGCCTGGCCTACCTGGCCGGCCGCATGGACGAGGCGACCCGCCTGATCGGGCTGGCCGCCGAGGAGGCCGCGCCGCTGGGCGACCCCGGGCTGGCCCGCGACATCCTGCTCATCCAGGCGAACACTGCCCACTACCGGGGCGAATACGAAACCGCCCTGCATATCGCCGAGGGCGTGGTGGAGGCGCAGCGCCGCGAGCCGCTCAGCCACGGCGGCTGCAACTGGCTCAGTACGCTGGCCGCCAACCTGTGCGCGCTGGGCCGCTTCGGGGAGGCGCTGGAGTACTACCGCGAGCAACTGGAGGCGGCCCGCTTCCTGGGGCTGCGCGGCCAGCAGGTCACTGCCAGCAGCGACATCATCGCCACGCTGCACGATCTGGGCCGGATTCAGGAGGGCGTGGAACTGGCCGAGGCGGCGCTGGAGCTGGTTCAGTTCAACGACACCTACCCGCTGCGCTACCACATCGCGCTGGCCTACAGCCGTTCGGGGCGCCACGGGGAAGCGCTGGATCAGCTGCGCGAGGTGATGAACTCGGCGTCCGTGAACATGCGCGCCCACGCCCTGGCCCTGCTGGCCGAGGTGCATCTGCAGCTGGACGCAACCCCGCAGGCGCACGCGGCGCTGCGCGGCGGCCTGGAGCTGGTGGAGGGCTGCGACATCCTGACGGCCCGCGGGGTCATGGCCACCGCGCTGCTGCAGTTCGCCCCCGCCCCGCTGCTGCAGGAGGCCTGGCCCCTGATCGCCGGCCTGCGCCCGGAGACCCTACCTGCCTATCTGCGCGGCGATTTCGAATCGGCCCTGGCCGGGCGCCGGGGCCCGGGCGCGCTGTCTGAACCCCTGATGCCGGGCAGCGCTCTGCCGGGCACCAACTGA
- a CDS encoding S8 family peptidase has product MPQLRHALIGLSLLLAACGGSTGPSPQPQPQPQPQPQPPALSSIGGVVESPGGRAGTSAPVEAGQIISRPSWWTQRSEVGRRQAAAGATTRGIIPGQFIVKLRPGLSAQAAEPATLLGRLSVNGAALELVRPLGPAGLGLYRAQPGLSVAGSAALLSSLAARPDVLYAEPDRWMHAMKTPNDTFYPVQWGAQAMNLPAAWDITTGSAVTVAVVDSGIVAHPDLAGRLLPGFDFVQDAANAGDGNGADADPTDEGGDSGYHGAHVAGIVAAASNNGRGIAGVSWGARIVPVRVLGKSGGGPMSDILLGIYWAAGGELKGVPVNPNPARVINLSLGGAGECSAAEQELFDALAEAGIVTVVAAGNENSDTSTSSPANCRNVIAVGALGPDGKRAYYSNHGARIDLMAPGGNTDLLLKIGSEQFPAGILSTVKDDQSGEFVYAFYQGTSQATPQVAGLAALLLGKEPGLSPAQVLARMKAAARPVSDASCGVKSGCGAGLIDAAATLKGSATPTPTPAPVPAPVAQIKTLVAAFYVLQQGFDLARSPATLLEPRTLRNPYQLKNAQPGKYLVGAWQDINSNGEVDEGEPLGAYPDFVTVDSVARTIIGIDITLEPYRASATATRAATAQTPLQSLAQAIQERAPTR; this is encoded by the coding sequence ATGCCCCAGCTCCGCCACGCCCTGATCGGTCTTTCGCTGCTGCTCGCCGCCTGTGGGGGCTCGACCGGTCCGTCTCCGCAACCCCAACCCCAGCCACAGCCCCAACCTCAGCCGCCCGCCCTCAGCTCTATCGGTGGGGTCGTGGAGTCGCCGGGCGGCCGGGCGGGCACGTCCGCTCCGGTGGAAGCTGGGCAGATCATCTCCAGACCGTCGTGGTGGACTCAGCGCTCGGAGGTCGGGCGGCGGCAGGCGGCGGCAGGTGCGACCACCCGGGGCATCATCCCCGGTCAGTTCATCGTGAAGCTGCGGCCCGGCCTCAGCGCCCAGGCCGCAGAGCCGGCGACGCTCTTGGGCCGCCTGAGCGTGAACGGCGCCGCCCTGGAGCTGGTGCGCCCGCTGGGGCCGGCCGGGTTGGGGCTCTACCGTGCCCAGCCGGGCCTGTCGGTGGCCGGCAGCGCCGCGCTGCTCTCCAGTCTGGCAGCCCGCCCAGACGTGCTCTACGCCGAGCCCGACCGCTGGATGCACGCCATGAAGACACCCAACGACACCTTCTACCCGGTGCAGTGGGGCGCCCAGGCCATGAACCTGCCCGCCGCCTGGGACATTACGACCGGCAGCGCGGTCACCGTGGCCGTGGTGGACTCGGGCATCGTGGCGCACCCGGATCTGGCCGGTCGCCTGCTGCCCGGCTTCGACTTCGTGCAGGACGCGGCCAACGCCGGAGACGGCAACGGTGCCGACGCCGACCCGACCGACGAGGGCGGGGACAGCGGGTACCACGGCGCCCACGTGGCCGGGATCGTCGCGGCGGCGAGCAACAACGGCCGTGGCATCGCGGGGGTCAGCTGGGGCGCCCGGATCGTGCCGGTGCGTGTGCTGGGCAAAAGCGGCGGGGGCCCGATGAGCGACATCCTGCTGGGCATCTACTGGGCGGCCGGCGGCGAGCTCAAGGGCGTGCCCGTCAATCCCAACCCGGCCCGCGTGATCAACCTCAGTCTGGGCGGGGCGGGCGAGTGCTCAGCTGCCGAGCAGGAACTCTTCGATGCCCTGGCCGAAGCCGGGATCGTCACGGTGGTGGCGGCGGGCAACGAGAACAGCGACACCAGTACCAGCAGCCCCGCCAACTGCCGGAACGTGATCGCGGTGGGCGCGCTGGGGCCGGACGGCAAACGCGCCTACTACTCCAATCACGGCGCCCGCATCGATCTCATGGCGCCGGGAGGCAACACCGACCTGCTGCTCAAGATCGGCAGCGAGCAGTTTCCGGCGGGCATCCTGAGCACGGTCAAGGACGACCAGAGTGGCGAGTTCGTGTACGCCTTCTACCAGGGCACCTCGCAGGCCACGCCGCAGGTGGCCGGGCTGGCCGCGCTGCTGCTGGGCAAAGAGCCGGGCCTCAGCCCCGCGCAGGTGCTCGCGCGCATGAAGGCGGCGGCCCGGCCGGTCAGCGACGCGAGCTGCGGGGTGAAGTCGGGCTGCGGCGCCGGCCTGATCGACGCGGCCGCGACCCTGAAGGGCTCGGCGACCCCCACACCGACCCCGGCTCCGGTGCCTGCCCCGGTGGCGCAGATCAAGACCCTGGTGGCCGCGTTCTACGTGCTGCAGCAGGGCTTCGATCTGGCGCGCAGCCCGGCCACCCTGCTGGAGCCCAGGACGCTGAGGAATCCCTATCAGCTCAAGAACGCCCAGCCCGGCAAATATCTGGTGGGCGCGTGGCAGGACATCAATTCGAACGGCGAGGTCGATGAAGGCGAGCCGCTGGGCGCCTACCCGGACTTCGTGACGGTGGATTCGGTCGCGCGCACCATCATCGGCATCGACATCACCCTGGAGCCCTACCGGGCGAGCGCCACAGCGACGCGGGCGGCCACGGCCCAGACGCCGCTGCAGTCGCTGGCCCAGGCCATTCAGGAGCGGGCACCGACCCGGTAG
- a CDS encoding right-handed parallel beta-helix repeat-containing protein, with amino-acid sequence MSARFPRPTLLTPLLSLLIACGGTSPSGPPAPTTPPGPGTPPGPGVPPGTPPDTGKCAVEFSGVEDITVATRMVNSPAACDYLIDGVIDVTSVLTIDPGTVIKFGQDSSVYISSGGVLNAVGTPSQRIKMIGLNKTKGYWNGISFNGARPSRIEYTDIESAGQTGYTKNYAAISGVDGTLTFKNNTVSGSYATGMSISDLNRLYIKEFANNVFFDNVGYGLRVSTQQASVLDAASDYTGASRGLPNGAPYVKLDWDDTANSTTLHRLNAPYYVSIAVYYVGGLLTIEPGVKIVMDSGAAFNLHGGAIRAVGTAKDPIIFTGEKPERGYWDGLDFFYSGSANNRLEHVQVLYGGGKGANVYVGHGSYLNILNSRVAHSSGYGICLNSLDFGDANADIDIGTGMTYEDNPDGNVNLDCS; translated from the coding sequence ATGTCTGCACGTTTTCCACGGCCCACCCTGCTCACCCCGCTGCTGAGCCTGCTGATCGCCTGCGGCGGCACGTCCCCGTCTGGCCCGCCAGCGCCCACGACGCCACCCGGCCCCGGGACGCCGCCCGGCCCCGGTGTTCCGCCGGGTACGCCGCCCGATACCGGCAAGTGCGCGGTCGAGTTCAGCGGGGTGGAGGACATCACCGTCGCCACGCGCATGGTGAATTCGCCGGCCGCCTGCGATTACCTGATCGATGGGGTGATCGACGTGACCTCGGTGCTGACCATCGATCCGGGCACGGTCATCAAGTTCGGGCAGGACAGCTCGGTGTATATCAGCTCGGGCGGCGTGCTGAACGCCGTGGGCACTCCGAGCCAGCGCATCAAGATGATCGGGCTGAACAAGACCAAGGGCTACTGGAACGGCATCTCGTTCAACGGCGCCCGCCCCAGCCGCATCGAGTACACCGACATCGAGAGCGCCGGTCAGACCGGGTACACCAAGAATTACGCGGCCATCAGCGGTGTGGACGGCACATTGACCTTCAAGAACAACACGGTGTCGGGCAGCTATGCCACGGGCATGAGTATCAGCGACCTGAACCGGCTGTACATCAAGGAGTTCGCCAACAACGTGTTTTTCGACAACGTGGGCTACGGACTGCGCGTCAGCACCCAGCAGGCGAGCGTGCTGGACGCGGCCAGCGACTACACCGGGGCGAGCAGGGGACTGCCCAACGGCGCTCCGTACGTCAAGCTCGACTGGGACGACACCGCCAACAGCACCACCCTGCACAGGCTGAACGCGCCGTACTACGTGAGCATCGCGGTGTACTACGTGGGCGGGCTGCTGACCATCGAACCCGGCGTGAAGATCGTGATGGACAGTGGCGCCGCCTTCAACCTGCATGGAGGCGCGATCCGCGCGGTCGGCACGGCCAAAGACCCGATCATCTTCACTGGCGAAAAGCCTGAACGGGGGTACTGGGACGGTCTGGACTTCTTCTATTCCGGGTCGGCGAACAACCGCCTGGAACACGTGCAGGTGCTGTATGGCGGCGGAAAGGGAGCCAACGTCTACGTCGGCCACGGCTCATACCTGAACATCCTGAACAGCCGCGTGGCCCACAGCAGCGGCTATGGCATCTGCCTCAACAGCCTCGATTTCGGCGACGCGAACGCCGATATCGACATCGGCACCGGCATGACGTACGAGGACAACCCGGACGGCAACGTGAATCTGGACTGCAGCTGA
- the ddrC gene encoding DNA damage response protein DdrC produces the protein MKNAPLTLEFGTVRLPVSADGLLHAPTALTQLGLSDSAWSALAAEHELDSPTRDFGAGPEATLSVPDFARLAFTLGTPQARRWRKRAQELLVRAMQGDVRLSAQIAERNPDPEARRWLTARLESTHARRELMSTVARHGGDGTVYGQLGSISNRSVLGTDSATIRRERGVKSTRDGLNPTELLRLAYLDTATARAIQERGAQGNDAILRLHQFVARRERLGWETPLPNQAG, from the coding sequence ATGAAGAACGCTCCGTTGACCCTTGAATTCGGCACCGTGCGGCTGCCCGTCAGCGCCGACGGACTGCTGCACGCCCCCACCGCCCTGACCCAGCTCGGCCTGAGCGACAGCGCCTGGTCGGCCCTGGCCGCCGAGCACGAACTGGACAGCCCCACGCGCGACTTCGGCGCCGGCCCCGAGGCCACGCTGAGCGTGCCCGACTTCGCCCGGCTGGCGTTCACGCTGGGCACGCCTCAGGCCAGGCGCTGGCGAAAGCGCGCGCAGGAACTGCTGGTGCGCGCCATGCAGGGCGACGTGCGGCTCTCGGCCCAGATTGCCGAGCGCAACCCCGACCCCGAGGCGCGCCGCTGGCTGACCGCCCGCCTGGAGAGCACCCACGCCCGCCGCGAGCTGATGAGCACCGTGGCCCGCCACGGCGGCGACGGTACGGTCTACGGCCAGCTCGGCTCGATCTCCAACCGCTCGGTGCTGGGCACCGACTCGGCCACCATCCGCCGCGAACGGGGGGTCAAGTCCACCCGCGACGGCCTGAACCCCACCGAACTGCTGCGGCTGGCCTACCTGGACACCGCCACCGCCCGCGCCATCCAGGAACGCGGCGCCCAGGGCAACGACGCCATCCTGAGGCTGCACCAGTTCGTGGCCCGCCGAGAACGCCTGGGCTGGGAAACGCCGCTGCCCAACCAGGCGGGGTAA